The following proteins are encoded in a genomic region of Triticum dicoccoides isolate Atlit2015 ecotype Zavitan chromosome 1B, WEW_v2.0, whole genome shotgun sequence:
- the LOC119304315 gene encoding uncharacterized protein LOC119304315, giving the protein MRSTVSRGPYPPHLTRKPREEEIDRAFAGRRRRRGVDASQGGGSARLRRAVSAAAASASTLLHIAACVRKHGQATTSRWRRQQRQHARCAKSGKMGAACLQAFQDGVPDGSEHARPAHTRYASEYAGSNMHREIPEKPSQYRAPPYWTNPATPSSPPLTGLC; this is encoded by the exons ATGAGATCCACCGTCTCCCGAGGTCCTTATCCACCCCATCTCACGAGGAAGCCGCGGGAGGAGGAGATCGACCGGGCATTCGCAGgtcggagaaggaggagaggcgtgGATGCCAGCCAGGGAGGCGGATCGGCTCGCCTCCGCCGCGCCGTGAGCGCCGCCGCAGCCTCTGCATCCACCTTGCTCCACATAGCAGCATGTGTGCGGAAGCACGGACAGGCGACCACGAGCAGATGGCGTCGGCAGCAACGGCAACACGCACGGTGCGCGAAGTCCGGTAAGATGGGCGCGGCCTGCCTGCAGGCATTTCAGGATGGAGTGCCCGACGGCTCGGAACACGCGCGCCCGGCGCACACGAGGTATGCCTCGGAGTACGCCGGCAGCAACATGCACCGCGAGATCCCGGAGAAGCCCAGCCAGTACAGAGCCCCTCCGTACTGGACGAACCCTGCGACTCCATCCTCGCCTCCACTCACAG GTCTATGCTGA